The genomic interval acacacacacacacacacacacacacacacacacacacatttgatccGTGAATCCTGCTCTGCCCCCTGCAGTGCATCATTCATGTTACAtggaaagcttttttttcccacacagAATCTGtattttgcatgtttcagtAGTAACTGTTTAAAGTATCGTTACATACAGTTCATCACATCGTATCCATGttttaaataatacatttttctgtcaatccAAATATTGCAACAACATGTTCATGACAcaattttattgtttcattttgttttggacaGTAACAGCAGAAAGTGAGACTTGGTGCGTTCAGGTTCAcatgtgtgtccacacacacaccatcagagTCTGTCCATAGAGGTGTGGAGACGCTGTGGTGTCTCTGCAGAGGCTTTGACAGAGTTATGGTCAAAGTGATTTATTACATGTGGAtgctcatgaaaaaaaaaagctgccatTTGCAGACTGTCTCCATCGACCTGATGCAGTCACAGCACCACACGTCGGCTTCTAGACCCGTGCAAACATGAACTAATCGATCAATCGATcatcaaagaaaaatacatcttTGAGCAGCAAGAGACGCAGTTAGCATCACTGTATCACACAAActgtatttacacatttattttccttttctgtatTCTGTTATTGCAGATACAAAAATACCATATGAtcaggtgtttgttttgatatatacatgagaaaaacacagataagaaaacatgcaaagacAAATAAGAAGGACGTTGAAGCATGATGGGACATTCACCGTTTCACGATCTGAGCGACTCAACCAGCTTTAAGCACACTCATCACTTTTTTGTCGTTCACCCCGTCGTTTTCTATTTGCAGTCACATTTCCGTCTGCGTGGACACGAGTTATCGTTGCTTCCCTCCGAGTTTCACCGCAGTGAAGttttgccagcagcagcagcagcagagccatcGGCACAAAGGGGAAAACGGTTCTGAAGATGAAGAGTCGATGATCTGACGAAGGATGAGTCTCTGTGTGATGCtctgcaaagacaacagaagGGATCTACTGTGATGTCATGAGACGCTGTGGTGACTCAATGTGGTACATGTAACCTTTTGTTATTCTTGAGATTTAATTCACGTAAAACCGTTTTTCTTAAATTGTTTCCCTGCAGATTGGCGACGTGAACTTGACGCTGCTTCAGcgtcagcagcagcttgaagTTTTGTAATTGAGATGAGACGTTTGAACCCCGTcatcagaataaatgttggtGTTCTTCATTACGGCAAACCACGAACATGTTTAAACTTTGCGTTTCCAGACTTTAAAGCTTAACGTTTCTTTATATCTCAGTCTGCAAagtgtgttgcgttcaggtcTGGTCAGGCATAAAAACCCACTTGATGAGGGTCAGCGAAAGATCACGTTCAATGGCAACAAACACAGATCGAACAAAGGTCTGCTGCTCGGCAGTCGTCTCGCTGGCTGTCACAAACCAccatctcctcatcctcctgatgaggaaaaactcagCTCATATACATGTAGTGGTAATCTGAGCTATGCCACTTTGACACCAAGTGTAAAAACTTTGATATGATACAtatgaaatgtgcaaatttaATATATGGATGGTTTGCAGAAACTgattaatgttttaaaatgttttaaaagcctgaacacaacaaaacatgtgATGGTCTGTCTGTGTCGAGGTCTTGAACTTGAGAATTtctggtttaaaaaaacaaatatgacaTTATTGTGCATgtcattataaaaaaaacatatttacaaaagCAAATGAACAGCATTCAGACACGGTTGTTTTAGACATTGAGCGGATAAAAGAACTCACCACTACAGCAGCTACGTCTATGAGGAAGATACAAATTTGTAAAAAGATGAGGACAATTAATGAGGTTACACCTCCTGCAGGACAAGCAGACGTCCTTTTCCTGCCGAGCATCAAACTGTAACTTTAATGTGTTGAACTCTTCATGGTCTCACCTCTGACAGTCAGCAAGCTCTGTGCTGATTCTCCACCATCAGAAATTCTGCACTTGTAGAGTCCTTCATCAGACCTGGAAACACTGGGGATGATCATCCATCCTGTGGAGCTGCTCCTGATGAGGCGGCCATCTTTATAGAAATCAGGTATGAGGACGGGGCGAGTCGTCTTGTTTCTACAGCGCAGAGTCACAACATCTCCCTCCATCACAGGAAGGACTGGACTCTCCAGGATCACAGGACCAGCTGAACAACATTCATCTGATATTATTTCATGTCAAACTCAGGATGAACTcagatgtttctgttgtgtcaATGCAAACATACCAGTGACAGTGATGTTGATGCTGTTGCTTCtgttcctccctccatcctcacacCAGTACACTCCACTGTCCTCTGGGTAAAGACTGTTTTGGGTGCAGAACAAACCTGTTGATGTCAATGTACTTGCAGTTTTACATGACGGCACTTCCCCTTTGAAATTCACAACTTTTAATCCAGTTGAGTCACTGAACCCCTCACAATGGAAAATTACAGACTCGTATTCAAagaactgctgtttgtttgggaCGACTTGAAGAGACACTGAATCTGAAACAAAGCAAGAGAAGATTTGTTCTCAAATCACAAACAAAATACTGGAAAACAATTCAAAACCACAGAACCAAATCAACCCAAATGAATATATCAATGCTCTACCACCAACACATCCCAGCAGGAAAAGCATCCTTCAGAACAATTCATCAATAGAAATGAACAACTAACTGCTTCTTACCCACTTTGTGATGGAGCGCACGCAGCAGGAACAACACCTTCATCACTGGAGAGACAAAAGAACAGAGCTGAACATCACAGAGACTCCTTTAGAACATCTAGATGCTTTGTCGGTTCTTGAAGCTGCAAGAGCGACTGCTGAAGGTCAGCCTGTTCAATCTCATCACTGATGCAGgaaaatacaacacaagcaaAAGAGTCAGTACTCACACAGTCTGATGCAGAGAGCTGTGACCTCCATGCTGTCTCGCTGCTGACTGTCTGAACATCAGACTGAAGTGGACTGAAGGTGAGGAGGGGTCTGTTCCTGTGTGGCTTCTTCCTGTTGTTGGTGCAACACGTATTTTGTGCTTTAGACTGAAAACCTTTTCTTAGAGATGGAGCAGCTGTCGTGGTAGAAATAGCCTCAGTGGTTAAGCTAAAAATCAGAGGGTGGAGCCGGAGAACACGGCAGACTTTCACATGTGAAGAACTCTggtgaaaataaagataaaaatataAACTGAAATGACCACAGCCAGTTTTTCTTGATGTCAGTGACGTTTAAACAAGACtgagagtccacagccatgttAGCATCCTTTGAAGCTGTGCTGAGGCACAGCAGGGCatcgagctaaatgctaacgtctgcctgctgacatgctcacaatgacaatgctaacatactgatgttaagcaggtatcATGTTTAACATGTACGCCATTTtagtttagcatattagcatgcaaacacattatAATTACAACTATAGCAaaggtgaggatgaagatgaagatgaggatgaggagaaatcACAGACTGAAACGTAATGATCAGTTACGTCTGTCCTCAAATAAAGCTGTTTAACTGCTACTTGTTTGAttttcactgacagctgatTTCAGGATCCTGCTCCTCGTCACAATGGTCATGCCCCaggtgtgtctctctctctctcacacacacacacacacacacacacacacacacacacacactcatttgatacATGAATCCTGCTCTGCCCCCTGCAGTGCATCATTCATGTTACATGGAAAGCTTTTTTTCCCACACAGAATCTGtattttgcatgtttcagtAGTAACTGTTTAAAGTATCGTTACATACAGTTCATCACATCGTATCCATGTTTTAAATAATACATTCTTCTGTCAATCCAAATATTGCAACAACATATGTTCATGACAcaattttattgtttcattttgttttggacaGTAACAGCAGAAAGTGAGACTTGGTGCGTTCAGGTTCAcatgtgtgtccacacacacaccatcagagTCTGTCCATAGAGGTGTGGAGACGCTGTGGTGTCTCTGCAGAGGGTTTGACAGAGTTATGGTCAAAGTGGATTATTACATGTGGATGCTCATGAAAAAAAAGCTGCCATTTGCAGACTGTCTCCATCGACCTGATGCAGTCACAGCACCACACGTCGGCTTCTAGACCCGTGCAAACATGAACTAATCGATCAATCGATcatcaaagaaaaatacatcttTGAGCAGCAAGAGACGCAGTTAGCGTCACTGTATCACACAAActgtatttacacatttattttccttttctgtatTCTGTTATTGCAGATACAAAAATACCATATGAtcaggtgtttgttttgatatatacatgagaaaaacacagataagaaaacatgcaaagacAAATAAGAAGGACGTTGAAGCATGATGGGACATTCACTGTTTCACGATCTGAGCGACTCAACCAGCTTTAAGCACACTCATCACTTTTTTGTCGTTCACCCCGTCGTTTTCTATTTGCAGTCACATTTCCGTCTGCGTGGACACGAGTTATCGTTGCTTCCCTCCGAGTTTCGCCGCAGTGAAGttttgccagcagcagcagcagcagagccatcGGCACAAAGGGGAAAACGGTTCTGAAGATGAAGAGTCGATGATCTGACGAAGGATGAGTCTCTGTGTGATGCtctgcaaagacaacagaagGGATCTCCTGTGATGTCATGAGACGCTGTGGTGACTCAATGTGGTACATGTAACCTTTTGTTATTCTTGAGATTTAATTCACGTAAAACCGTTTTTCTTAAATTGTTTCCCTGCAGATTGGCGACGTGAACTTTACGCTCCTTCAGcgtcagcagcagcttgaagTTTCGTAATTGAGATGAGACGTTTGAACCCCGTcatcagaataaatgttggcgTTCTTCATTACGGCAAACCACGAACATGTTTAAACTTTACGTTTCCAGACTTTCACGCTTAACGTTTCTTTATATCTCAGTCTGCAAagtgtgttgcgttcaggtcTGGTCAGGCATAAAAACCCACTTGATGAGGGTCAGCGAAAGATCACGTTCAATGGCAACAAACACAGATCGAACAAAGGTCTGCTGCTCGGCAGTCGTCTCGCTGGCTGTCACAAACCAccatctcctcatcctcctgatgaggaaaaactcagCTCATATACATGTAGTGGTAATCTGAGCTATGCCACTTTGACACCAAGTGTAAAAACTTTGATATGATACAtatgaaatgtgcaaatttaATATATGGGGGGTTTGCAGAAACTggttaatgttttaaaatgttttaaaagccTGAACACAACAAAACGTAATGGTCTCTCTCTGTCGAGTAGTCTGGGATTTGACAAtttctggtttaaaaaaaatgttaatgaaCATGATCCAGCGGCAAACACTTGTCCCAACAAATATGACATTATTGTGCATATGGTTATAATAAAGCATATatataaaagcaaaagaaaaacattcaaacatgttttgCAGGAGACATGGTTGTTTTAGTCTTCATGGTCTCACCTCTGACAGTCAGCAGGCTCTGTGCTGATTCTCCACCATCAGAAATTCTGCACTTGTAGAGTCCTTCATCAGACCTGGAAACAATGGGGATGATCATCCATCCTGTGGAGCTGCTCCTGATGAGGCGGCCATCTTTATAGAAATCAACTATTAGGATGGAGTCAGACGTCTTGTTTCTACAGCGCAGAGTCACAACATCTCCCTCCATCACAGGAAGGACTGGACTCTCCAGGATCACAGGACCAGCTGAACAACATTCATCTGATATTATTTCATGTCAAACTCAGGATGAACTCAGACGTTTCTGTTGTGTCAATGCAAACATACCAGTGACAGTGATGTTGATGCTGTTGCTTCtgttcctccctccatcctcacacCAGTACACTCCACTGTCCCCTGGATAAAGACTGTTTTGGG from Chaetodon auriga isolate fChaAug3 chromosome 24, fChaAug3.hap1, whole genome shotgun sequence carries:
- the LOC143317413 gene encoding Fc receptor-like protein 4; its protein translation is MEVTALCIRLLMKVLFLLRALHHKVDSVSLQVVPNKQQFFEYESVIFHCEGFSDSTGLKVVNFKGEVPSCKTASTLTSTGLFCTQNSLYPEDSGVYWCEDGGRNRSNSINITVTAGPVILESPVLPVMEGDVVTLRCRNKTTRPVLIPDFYKDGRLIRSSSTGWMIIPSVSRSDEGLYKCRISDGGESAQSLLTVRGETMKSSTH
- the LOC143317414 gene encoding Fc receptor-like protein 4, with translation MEVTALCIRLLMKVLFLLRALHHKVDSVSLQVVPNKQQFFEYDSVIFHCEGFSDSTGLKVVNFKGEVPSCKTASTLTSTGLFCTQNSLYPGDSGVYWCEDGGRNRSNSINITVTAGPVILESPVLPVMEGDVVTLRCRNKTSDSILIVDFYKDGRLIRSSSTGWMIIPIVSRSDEGLYKCRISDGGESAQSLLTVRETPQRLHTSMDRL